AGATGATTTAATTTAACATTTTAACAGAATTAGTGGAAGGAGTACAAGAAGCATCTGGATCCATTGCTTTGAACAACTAAATTTGAACTAGAAATTCAACTTTAAGTTGAAAAAATGAAACTTACTTTGGGACAGCAGTTGCTGTCAAAGCCAACAAGGGTATGCCAGGCAGTCGGTTCCTTAAAGAAGAAAGCTTCCTGTAGCTGGGCCTATTACACACCAGTGAGAAGTTacaagcaaaaacaaaaattaataacAGGATAAGGAAGTACATTGTCCACAAAAAGCTTAAACTATTTACACATCAGCAAGCAGCATATACCCCAATACCATTTGGTTAAATTGTCATGGTTTTCATGCAACACTTTTATGGTTGGGATATTAAGTAAAATTTATAAGAGCCTATTTATGTGAACAAAATATAGATGCCCTAAAACAAGGCATCATCACTAAAAGTCAGTATGCCAACGTTAGGATATCTCCTGTCTCCTCTTTTACAATCGATTTGAAGGTTCCAGaaacatacatatctaaaaaAGGTGGGAAGTTGATAAAAAGTAAGCTCCTTAAATTGAAGGAAATAAGATGACCTAAAAATCACAAGACACATTAGATTCAACTTTTTCGAGGAAGAACATAATTGAGCATCAAAGAGCACATACATGGGActcctttttatattttatattttactttaaatttatttttattatatttcattttattttttggggggAGAAGGGAAAGGAGATTGGAGTTTTGACACCAAATTCCACCAAAAGTTGTTCTACCTTTGCTTTAATGGATGATAACTTTGTGAACTTATAGTGTttcattttgtgtgtgacttcaCTAAAGTTCCTGTGTATATATCTACTTCAAAGACCGAAATCTTCTGCAAAGTAGAAAGAAAATACATATAATAATGGCCATCTAGGTGGGCCATCTGAAAAGGAAGATACTTCTCAAGTTCATCTTCCGTGTTAATAAGTATTGGAGTttgaaaccagaaaacagtAAAAAGAGATATCTGAATAATTGTCATGGCCTCAGAGGCATTACCTGAAGTCATGGCCCCATGTCGAAATGCAATGTGCCTAAAAGTTCGAACAGCACTGATGGTTATAAATTAACTTCAGAAGCATCTTAAAAAAGAGCTACAAACCCAACTATAGCAGTTTGTCAAACCTCATCAATGGCAATAAGATTCAGCAATGCTCTAGCATGGATCTTGGTCAATTTTGACATAAATCCTGATGTCGCAATCAGTTCTGGTGTCACATACAACAACCTTAAGGATGGCTTTCCAGACTCAATGTCTTCATAAATCTGTAAATTCAAAACAAAGATGTCGTCATGAGCACAATGTCTCAATTATGCGTGATTATCAACTTATAAAGACTTACCAATGGGCTTTTGACATTTAAAGAATCATGTATTCAGGCTGCTATTGAGAATTAAAGATGACCATATACACAAGAAAAGTACCTTGCTTTTAACTTGTGCAGTTTGGGTTGAAGAAAGATATTCTGCAGCTATTCCTTTCGCTTTCAATGCCATTACTTGATTTTCCTGTTTAAAATAGATATATTAACTAGAATCTACCTACATACAGCATCTTATATATAAGCACACAATATAACAACAGCAACAAATTCTGAATACACTTACCATTAGGGCTGCATGAAAATGGAGAAGGAGAACGAAACAAAAGCAATGAGATCTCCTagcatttgaaaataaaagaaaaaaggtatTTCGTAGTTTAAACTTTCTCTATGGAAAACACGTTTAAGGTAACAAATATGGACCTATCAAAGGGCTGACAACAAGCACAATGCCGGTTTTTGCCAGGGCGGGAATTTGATAACACAGCGATTTCCCTCCACCAGTTGGCATAAGACAAAAGCAATCCCTTCCTAAATTCAAACCAACACAAACATTCAGAATAGTGGGATAATCAAGTTACTATATTTCAAATCACACGAGACTTTTAATAAGCCtgtagaaagaaaaacaaaagaagggaGTTCAAGAAGTTTTGAATGGGCAGACCATACTACTAAAAGTGAATAGCTAGACGAACCTGAAAGTACCGCTTCAATAGCTTCCAGTTGCTTTCCACGAAACTCGGAATGCCCAAAATGCCACCTGAGGAGCTTTACTAAAGCTTCCTTGCCAATTTTTTGTTTCTCAGGCCCACATATATTTTGCACTGGTAACGGTGATTTCTTCATTATCTTTCACCAGCCCCCAACCTATAGCATAACAGAAACCCACCCAACATAAAAATTCCTTAGTCTGAATATCCATTCACGCACACAAAATCATCAGCATTTTCCCATCAACCAGAAAGACGGGATGCGCAacgaaagaaagaaattaagaaaagctTGATTCTCATAAAATTTGGACTGCATAagtgaaagaaacaaaaaaaaaaagaaaaaagaacaaatgaaTTAAAATATGAAGAACTAAACAATCCAGGATTAATTGACAAATTTAACAACAAATGCATCAGAATGTAAGATTATAGTCGGTCGGGGGGAGGGGGAGAACCTGAAACTGGGAGAATCGCAGTGGAGACGCcaaagggggggggggttttGCCGCGaaaaatgagacagattctgGCTCGTGAGAGTGGAAGGCAATTTGGTGCGAGGAAATATTGAAGGTTAGTAGCGTAGTCTTGGACACGTTACACGGACCGGGGAATTTTGGGTGGTGTTTGGATTGTTAGTTTTCTATTGAAATTTGGTGCGAGTAAATATTGAAGTTTAGTAGCTAATTCTGAACATATTATAtgggggaattttttttttctttcaaaagtgGTATTTGGATTATTAAGTTTctgtcaaaaaaattttatattttttatgaatatatttttcaattattttttttacttcacattataatatatcatttttataaaaatttcaaaaaaatagcaatctaaacgGGATCTTAGAATCCTCAACTTTGCTTAATTGGACATATTACCAAGTATGGTCCTTCATGTAATGAAACCACGCATCATTCTAGATTTTAGAAACTGctaccaaatggaagcttgcaagTACATGGGACGGACATCTTTAGTGCACAAAATTACTTGCTCAACGGATGAAGGTAGCAACAAAAGATGGCCAAGATTAGAACATCAGCATTTATCTTGATGGACTTCATCACATCAGAACAAAGCTTGGCAGGCGAAGGGACACCACATTTACGAGTGACGACCCTGAACTGTAAGCCAACAATTGAATTGAATTCGTGGGTGATAAGGCTATTACTGAGTTGAACATTCTAGGCAACCATATGCCTTGCAGCATCAGTCTAAGAGAGCATGTTCCACATCAATTTTCACAGAGGCAAGGAAGTAGTCGATAGACTAAAAAAGGCGGCGAGGCACGGTGATTTCAGCGCCTCAAAAGTGCCCAGTGGCATGCCATGAAGTGAATATGCGGACAAAAGACTGAAATCAGCACATTAGACGAAATAGGGTACACAGGCATGGTGAGCATTAAACACAATGACGGGCATCATGCATGAGTACTCGTCAAGAATACACGTCTTCTGATATTATTTCGACAACTTTCGCTGCCCAGATGACATAATTCTGAAAAATTCGTAAAACACCCAAGCATGGCGggcatcatgcattaacaaGACTGTGACAAGCACTAGTCGAGCAGCAAAATTTTTGCATTTGCTAAACTTTGCACAAGCCAGGTCAAACACATGGTTTGCTCCAATTTAGTTAGGGTAATACTGTAACGGGCGTGCCCCAGTTTAAGTTGCCGAGCTTTTGAAATGCTCAATTGTTGGCTGAAGAGACGTCTCCTTTTCAAAGATGTTTTGCCATTTGCCACGAAAGTTGCTTCCGCCATTAAGAATTGCTTGTTGCCTTCCGCACGAAGCCTTTAATATCAAAATCCTCAGTCCCATTCTTTGTTATAACACCCTGAGGATTACAGGTTCTTCAGTTTCAAATGCCAAAGAAAGCAGTACAAATGCGGGTGTGCCTGTGCATATGAATAAGAGAGAGAGTTACCTTTTCTGTGATGATTCCGCTAATTATATCAGCAGGGGTAACATCAAAAGCTGGATTCCAAACAGCAATTCCAGAAGCAGCGACCTGTTCCCCAAGTCCACCGCGTGCATGCAACACTTCTTTAGGAGATCTTTCTTCTATGACAATTTCTTCTCCAGAGGTAATGGATAAGTCAATGGAAGTAAGTGGTGCAGCTACTAGAAATGGAATATTGTGGTGCTTTGCACAAAGAGCAAGGCTGTAAGTACCAATCTTGTTGGCTGTGTCACCTATTATTCCAGAAACGGAGTTAAAAAAAGTACATGTAAGTTTGAGATTACCAACTGAATACAAgataaatgtcaaaaataccatTAGCGGCCACACGGTCGGCTCCTACAACAACAGCATTGACTCGACCATCCTTCATTAGTGCTGCAGCAGCAGAATCTACTAATAGAGTGGCAGGAATTTTCTCGTAAACCAACTCGAATGCTGTCAGTCTGGATCCCtaacaaacacaaaaaaattgaagaaattataGACACCCATCTGACTGATATATACCAAAATCATGAGCTCCACAGACCATGACAACGAGAGTATTTTTATGAATTTGCTATCCTGCATTTCTCCAGCAAAATTGACTCTGCTGAAGTAGGAATATAACTCCATCATGGTCCTATTTTTTTCATTCAATGTCTATTCTCTTTTGGCGCTCTCACCAGGTTAGACAGGGAGAGTTCAACAGGGCTTAATACGCTTATCCATGTCCAACATAGGCAGAAGCAAAGATAAATGGGTATACATTTAGCCTTTTATAAATGTGTAAATGGTTTTTAAACCATGTTGACTTACAAGGAGTTCATGATTCGAGTATTTCCAACCCATGCATGCAATCAGAGAAGTaaaggaggagaagaagaagaatttcaCTTCTACATATGTCAgacatccttttttttttttttttttttgcagaaccCTCACTGGTACACTAAATTTAGACAGTGATAAAGGGAACAAAAACCTATAACTCACTTGATTGAATGGACGTGTTTCAGTACAGTATGCCCTTTCTAACACTCCTTCAGCATGAAGTGCACGAATCACAC
The Coffea arabica cultivar ET-39 chromosome 6c, Coffea Arabica ET-39 HiFi, whole genome shotgun sequence genome window above contains:
- the LOC140008455 gene encoding methylthioribose-1-phosphate isomerase-like isoform X2 — encoded protein: MVVRGAPAIAIAAALSLAVEVSNLKDFSGTSDDAASFLGKKLEYLVSSRPTAVNLSDAASKLKEVVSKAASTAKDTMGVFQAYIEAAEIMLQDDVASNKAIGSYGAGFLLHQLKDFDRISVLTHCNTGSLATAGYGTALGVIRALHAEGVLERAYCTETRPFNQGSRLTAFELVYEKIPATLLVDSAAAALMKDGRVNAVVVGADRVAANGDTANKIGTYSLALCAKHHNIPFLVAAPLTSIDLSITSGEEIVIEERSPKEVLHARGGLGEQVAASGIAVWNPAFDVTPADIISGIITEKGVITKNGTEDFDIKGFVRKATSNS